The DNA window aattgtgtgtatgtgtttgtttgtggGGAGGAATCATAGACCCCAGCCACATAATAGAAATTTTCTCCGAGTTGCctgattttcaaaagaagaaaaaaaagttggtcTATATTGTCTCCTTTTGCAGCGCACAgtgcaaaaaaatgcaaaatacgtgtgtttagcaaataaaaactgCCCAGTGGACAAGCGTCGCCGGAATCGCTGTCAGTACTGCCGATTTCAGAAGTGCCTGGCTGTTGGGATGGTCAAAGAAGGTAGGTTGGGGGGAGCTGCCGACCCTCCAGTTTGCGCCCTTAGGAAACCACTGCTCATACTCCAGCATCATGTTCCACTTCCCGGTGCTGGGGATCTCCGACACCCCCTCAGTCTGGCCTCCAGGACCCTGCAGCTGCCTGCTTGCCCGGCCTCCCCTAGAGAAAGCCGCCAGGCCCTTCTCTCCTTTAACTATACGACCCATTTGGAGGAAGACATAAAATAACCCCGCATTTTTTAATGCTTCTAGTCAGTAAAGGCTTTACAAGCACTGGGGCCCTGAGCTGCTCAGCCTGGTGCCCCGCGGCTGCGGCCTTCCCCGGGGAGGGACCGAGGCAGCAGCTGGGCCTGGGCTCGGAAAAGCGGCGCTAACAGGGCTCTTCCTTTGCAGTGGTTCGCACAGACAGTTTAAAAGGCCGGAGAGGTCGTTTGCCCTCGAAACCGAAGAGCCCACAGGAGCCCTCTCCCCCTTCGCCCCCGGTGAGTCTGATCAGTGCCCTCGTCAGGGCCCATGTCGACTCCAACCCGGCTATGACCAGCCTGGACTATTCCAGGGTAAGAAGCTGGCGGGGGGGATATCATGTGGACAAACCGACAGATGGGCAGGACCCCTCCCCACATCCACCATTAACTCTCAGATTCAATGGGGGTAAAGAAGGCAAGCAAGGCTGTATATGCCTCGCAGCTCTGGCCAGGGCCTCAGGATTCAGACCTTCAGACAATCCATGTAGCTGGGGGCATAGACATGAGGACaggacagaggaaggaggagagggacaCGCCACAGGGTTTGAAGCTGTGTGATTTCCCACTACCCCATCACCCCTCCTCTTTCATATACACCAGTGCCTCTACCATGAAATCCAGGGGCTGTACAAACTCTCCCCCTTCCCAATCTACTTTATTCCCAGTCCTCCGTAGAGATAGCTGCTTTAATCCTCATCCTTCCTGGCACTGTGCTGGGGAAGGATGTGGGGCCTGTCTGGGGgtcagggaagagaaggagagggtgTAAAGAAtggcagtggggtgggggatCAAGTGGTCAGATCCTTTTTACTCCAGCTGTGAAAAATATGTGGGCTTTAATTGGAGGAAGTATGTTGAGCAAACCTGGTAGCGACTGCAATTTTATTAAGATTTGCAAAAGGGCGTCTCAGCTCGAGGCCCACTCTGGGACTAGCATGAATACTAACGTGTCAATTGTTTTGTGGAGATAAGAGTGAACGTTTCCCAGGGCTGGATGGCACTGTATTTAGTCTGTATGGAAAtggtaatttacatatttaaagcagCGACCTCGTAGCACCATCCCTAATTGAATTAATTGCCCCGGAACATCTAATTTCCTTACTGGTCAGAGAGAGGTTTAATTGTTATAAAAACCTGGCTCCCCTACTAGAAACGGGGTTAGCAATTTCACGGgttatatattttagagaacctcattaagtgctttttaaaatgaaattccagTTCCAGGCGAACCCTGACTATCAGATGAGTGGAGATGACACCCAGCATATCCAGCAATTCTATGATCTCCTGACTGGCTCCATGGAGATCATCCGGGGCTGGGCGGAGAAGATCCCTGGCTTCGCAGACCTGCCCAAAGCCGACCAAGACCTGCTTTTTGAATCAGCTTTCTTAGAACTGTTTGTCCTTCGATTAGCATACAGGtaatgagggagggaggagacaaTCCAGGGAGGTTGTGAGAGAAAtcgagaaaggaaaagaaagggaggaagggaaaccAGAGGGTGGGGTAGAGAAACAGACAGAACAGGAAATGAAAGtcggagaaaggaagaaaaagaaagaaaacaaaaaaagacaagggaAGGAGCGAGCCCAGAAGCCttggatgaatggaatggaggtggGATAGGGGGCGTTCTTGATTGTTATGAAATTAAACCCTTTCAAGGTCCACTGGTCTACATTTTATTAACTCTTCAGTAATTAGGTGCCTCTTAAATCCCTCATTTATTGCTCTTCAAGTAATTAGTTGTttagcttttctctctctctttttctcccctctctctctttggtATTAATTGCAGGTCCAACCCAGTGGAGGGTAAACTCATCTTTTGCAATGGGGTGGTCTTGCACAGGTTGCAATGCGTTCGTGGCTTTGGGGAATGGATTGATTCCATTGTTGAATTCTCCTCCAACTTGCAGAATATGAACATCGACATTTCTGCCTTCTCCTGCATTGCTGCCCTGGCTATGGTCACAGGTCAGTACTGCAGGCGCAGGGCGCTTCCCCTCCAGAACTGCCTAGCAGGATTTGTCCTGAGTTTCCCTTGTCACAGATTCTCCTTGGTTTTGCCAACTAGCTAACTGTCTTGTacattcttcttttgtttctgattatgTTTTCTGCAGAGAGACACGGGCTCAAGGAACCCAAGAGAGTGGAAGAGCTGCAAAACAAGATTGTAAATTGTCTCAAAGACCACGTGACTTTCAACAATGGGGGGTTGAACCGCCCCAATTATTTGTCCAAACTGTTGGGGAAGCTCCCAGAACTTCGTACCCTTTGCACACAGGGGCTACAGCGCATTTTCTACCTGAAATTGGAAGACTTGGTGCCACCGCCAGCAATAATTGACAAACTTTTCCTGGACACTTTACCTTTCTAAGACCTCCTCCCAAGCACTTCAAAGGAACTGGAAAGATAACGGAAACTGTCCAGAGGGGGCAAGTCACATGGGCAGAGATAGCCGTGTGAGCTGTCTCAGCTCAAGCTGCCCCCCATTTCTGTAACCCTCCCAGCCCCCTTGATccctaaagaaaacaaacaaacaaaaactgttgCTATTTCCTAACCTGCAGGCAGAACCTGAAAGGGCATTTTGGCTCCGGGGCATCCTGGATTTAGAACATGGACTACACACAATACAGTGGTATAAACTTTTTATTCTCAGTTTAAAAATCAGTTTGTTGTTCAGAAGAAAGATTGCTATAATGTATAATGGGAAATGTTTGGCCATGCTTGGTTGTTGCAGTTCAGCCAaatgtaacacacacacatacacacacacacacacacacacacagacacatcttAAGGGGACCCACAAGTATTGCCCTTTAACAAGACTTCAAAGTTTTCTGCTGTAAAGAAAGCTGTAATATATAGTAAAACTAAATGTTGCGTGGGTGGCATGAGTTGAAGAAGGCAAAGGCTTGTAAATTTACCCAATGcagtttggctttttaaattattttgtgcctatttatgaataaatattacaaattctaaaagataagtgtgtttgcaaaaaaaaaaaaataaatacataaaaaagggACAAGCATGTTGATTCTAGGTTGAAAATGTTATAGGCACTTGCTACTTCAGTAATGTCTATATTATATAAATAGTATTTCAGACACTATGTAGTCTGTTAGATTTTATAAAGATTGGTAGTTATCTGAGCTTAAACATTTTCTCAATTGTAAAATAGGTGGGCACAAGTATTACACATCAGAAAATCCTGACAAAAGGGACACATAGTGTTTGTAACACCGTCCAACATTCCTTGTTTGTAAGTGTTGTATGTACCGTTGATGTtgataaaaagaaagtttatatCTTGATTATTTTGTTGTCTAAAGCTAAACAAAACTTGCATGCAGCAGCTTTTGACTGTTTCCAGAGTGCTTATAATATACATAACTCCCTGGAAATTACTGagcactttgaatttttttatgtctaaaattgtcagttaatttattattttgagtaagAATTTTAATATTGCCATATTCtgtagtatttttctttgtatatttctaGTATGGCACATGATATGAGTCACTGCCTTTTTTTCTATGGTGTATGAAAGTTAGAGacgctgatttttttttctgataaattctTTCTTTGAGAAAGACAATTTTAATGTTTACAACAATAAACCATGTAAATGAACagaattttgtcttctttttgggTCAGGAAAAAATAATGACTAAACAGCAACATAACATACACAGTTGGAGATTAATTTGGAATAGGTCACTTATTCAATATCTGAATTTTAAACTGACAGCCTAAATCTATTCTGGCAAAAGAAATCAGGTGAACCAGAATAATTATCCGGataattcagtaaaatattttttcttaaccaGAATTTTCCAGTCTGGTGACCAATATTTATTAGAATCAATTTAGAATATCTCAATTCTTTTGTTAACTTTGCAAGTAAGTGTAGCTTTCAGGAGAGAAGTTCTGGAGACCCAAAAGCTTTTGAACTTGAACAAGGTCAGAGTCTTGTCAAGTATTTGTCTTGCACAGTGATTAGGAAGTATCTTTTTAAGACTCAAGAAGTCAACATGGATTTGAGGAGTGTTGTGTGTAATCTCCGATTTTCCAATTTCTCAATTTACAACTGTTGGGTCATGGAGAAAGGGCAAAGCAGTTCAGGCCCTTTGAGCCTTGGTTCACTTTGGCACAGAGCAGAGCTCAGTAGAGGTATTTCTTACAactctttattttcctcattcagtGGATGGTGATGAGGTGCAATTTGTAGTTTTAGAATATAATTTCTCCCATGTAAGTTTCTCAGGTACATGATAAAATATCTGTGTGTTGGGTCTTGGGCCTAGTATAAGCATGTTGTAGCCGGGCCTCTAGGATTCCACCCAGCACcaactttcaaaaaagaaaggaaactgatGCTGTAGAAGCTGCTTCCGCTCAGAACCCTTGTCGCCGGGCAGATGAGGTCCAATGAGTTTCACCTTAGGGCAGCCATGAATTCATAGAGAGCATAAGATGGGGACAGTCTCCTTCGCTGACCCTAGTGAATTACAGATGGCCTTTGGGTCACTGAAATTTACGAAGagtgttattgtttttaatatgcaGAGTTAGAACTGTAAATTGTCACGAGAGCGCTCaggttttcttttgcttgtttccCCTCTTTTTAAAAGACACGTTTTGCGGGTCAGCAAAAAGAGAATGCAGGTCTCGGTGGTAATATAAGGTTATTTTTACGAGATGCGTTTTTCTCCGGGCAACTGAGGGACAAATAGGGTGGCCACATTAAGAGATTAAATAATAACGAAATGTTCAATTTCTTGACTTTCTTGAAAGGATGAGACTAGCCCTATCATTTTGTTTTCACATCTTATGCCCAAGTAAAGCCACAAAGCAGTaagtaaagagaaagagaaaagctcttTAGAAATGCTGGGAATCTGCAGAGCCTTCAGCACTCATCTCCCTCGCAGGTGTCTGCAGCACCGAGACAATGACATTCCGTCACACAATCCCCGAGAGTTGAACCCAGAAACGAACTCTGTGACTGGTTCTCCCTTAAGGAAGCGGCGGCGCAACACCCAAGGCCAAGGGGGTGTCGGGTAGTTCGCCTCCCGGGAATTTGGGGTCAAAGTAGGCAGAGATGACGCTCCACCACGTCCGCGTGCCGACTGCACCAGCTCGCTGAACATTCAGTTGTGATTCTTGAGTTGCAAATTGGCTAGTGCCTTTTCTGTTTCACAGAGTCGCTGTCAAACTCCCGGCCGCGCACCGAGTTGCTCGGGTAAAGAGCGTCGCATGCATTGCCCCTGCATCTTTTCAGATGCAGCTGAGGACTTTTCTTGTCCTAATGTTTCTAGGAGTAAAGTgaggaaaaacaacaaacacGCTACATTGCCAAAAGCCAGACGTTGCATGACCTTCTTCAGAAAGAGATTAAACTTTGTAATGAGGGCTTCATACCGCCCTGGTATTCCCACGTCCTCTTAAGCATTTCAGTTATTGTGCATCGTTCCAGCAATGGAAAATATATGATCATTGTTCCGAAGACATGACCATACAGTTCTCAGCTCTGAGGGAAGGTCTAATTTTAAGTCTTTGCTATCTAGCCCCATTTTGAGTTTATGGAAAGATGCCCTTAATTCAAAGCTCGAGTGAGCGGTGAGCAGCGCTGGTCGCCTGCTCCTTTCTGAGGTCTGCCTTTCTGCGGTCCAGGCGACCGCCACAATTTCTTTGGGTGCCCTGCTGGCCTTCCGCTGTGGAtgggtggatgtgtgtgtgtgagagagagacagagagagagtgtaTTTGGGGTACCGATTCTCACAAGAGACGTATGTAAGGCCCAGGGAGCCGATGGCGCCCTGCAGTGACAGCGGCACCCAACGACCTTATCTTGTGTATTTCTTTCTGGCGCTGAACTCCATTCCTAGATAGTTTAGGTGCCTCCTCCCCTAAAAAACACCGGTCATAAGTCTTACGGGGCCACTGGTTCTCTGCATGCAAGGAGCACAACAAGGAGATATAGATACTCTTGAAAACTTAAGAATGTCATTTGAAGGTTCATTTTCACTTTGCTTGGAGAATCTCTTGGCTTTCTCGGTGTCAGTGCGTCAACGAGAATATCAAATTATCTAATTGTATTTTAAACCTAGGCGACGGCATTGCAGAAATGTTTCCAAGATACAAACAGACCTGTGAGGGAAAAGTTTAATTTCATTGCAATATTTTGATCACAGAGTTTTCCAGTACAGGATACATTTCCATCTCGCCAGGTCCTATACAGGGGAGTGACACCAGAGCACTTCTAGGCATTGCGCGTGTTGCGCATCTTCGAGCCACCAGCTCCCCGCCTCGCGTCGCACGCTCGTCCATTTCCTTTTGTATCCGCCGCGCGGCAGCGCCGAGGTGCCGAGAGTAAAGGCTGAGGGGCTCCCCGCCTGGGCCTCGCCTCTCTCTGTGGAAGACTCGCTTGTCTCAAGCCCCGATGCTCTCAAATCCAGGTCAAAAATGGAGACAGGTTCCCTCAaggtggaaggggaaaggagagtaTCTATTCTTggagattttaaaactttttctcagTATTATTTTGACTATTGAATAGAGGCCTGGAAGTTAGTTTCTCGTACATTCTTCTGCAAAGGAGATTGTAAGGTCTCCTCCCCACTTGTCCCCGCTGTCAGAATAGGAACGCTTGCATCATGGCCGCACCCTGGAATTTGTCAGGATTCCAAGCTTCCCAGGCAACTACGGGCTGGGACTGACTCAATTTTGGAGTCtcatggaggaggaagagggtttGGGGTCTCAGCCGACGCCCAGTTAACCCTTCTTCCCCATAGGGCTCAGCCacggcttaaaaaaaaaaagcgcacCCAATTCCAAGTCTTCGGGAAAGTTCTGCTTAGATCGGTGCATCCGACAGAACTCGAACCCGAGCAATCACGTTTCGCACCCCTGCATTTATTGTGTTCAGTCGATACTGGCTGACTTTGCTGGTAAAGCAAGATATGAATTCCAAACAGGTCATCACTTTTTAGTAATtcgtttttaataataaaatgaacatacGGAAATccccattttacttttaaattttgctaGAAACCAAAATATTGCTCATGGCTATTTAGGATGGCAAGACTGTCATTTAAAGTCATTTTCCTTTAGTATGTTCCCCGAGACCATTAGGAGCGACGGCTGGGGCCGCAAGAAAGATCTTTCCTCCGACTTTGAATTTGCCTTTCCTTAGGAAAAGTCCAGCTTCCGTCGGAGGGCGCCTGGTGGAGCGGTCCTGGCGCGGGAAAGCAGGGCCCCACCCCACGCTGGGGGCGCTCGAAGAGAGCGGCAATTTTGGTTCCTAGCCGCGACGTGCGCTCTGGGCCCTGCAGACAGTGGAGGGAGAATTCTGGAAAGCAGGGTTCTTGCCGCgtactccccacccccacccccacgcctTCTTATTAGTCAccccccaacccctcctcccaGCATAGTCTTATTTCGAGGCTTCGGAATTACTGGAGAGGACTTGTGTCCGCGATCCGCCCTGAGGCGAAAATGGAGACACAAGCCCTCCTGCTCTGCCCACTGCGTTTTGGAGACGTAGTTTGACTTTGCTGCTTGCAGTCGTAGACTTTGCGGAGAGAACCCTGGAGTAATTAGACGCATTCACTTGGGTGAACTTTGTTTCCTCGGtgtccctccctttcctcctcggCTGCTCCCTGCGTCTTTCTCAGCTGTTCTACattcccccgccccccaccctcaGGGCGAAGGCCGCAACAGGCTGCAGTCGGCTCTAGGTCGGGTCTGGTGCGCTAGGGCACGAGCACAGGAGGCGGAGCGCGTCTGCTGCTTCTCCCTGCACCCATCGATTCCCGGTCAGTCTCTGGTCTCTTCGAGcgctgagctgggctggggcgACCTCCCACGCGACACTGAGGAAAACTCTTTTTCTAGTGGTGAGGGCGCACAAAAGGGCGGGGCAGAGGCGCGTCCGCACCTCATGGAGGTCTAGGAGAGGGGCCAGACGCCCATGCCACAACCATGCTCCACACGTGTGCTCCCGACCCAAAGCTCTGAAGATAGATTGCGCGTCCCTGCCCCGCTTTCAGGTCTCCTCGCAACGCGCGTAAGGAGCCCTAGGCCTGCGAGCGCTGGAGCGAGCGTCTAGTCAAGTGGCCAGATCAGGGCTGCGCCTGTGTGGGCCTTGGGGCCGCCTGTACGCTTATCTTCCCGCGGCTGGGAGCGCTCCTTCTTCTCTTCAAGATGCTGACTGCGGGCCGCTCGCTGCCCCCTTCTTGGCTTAGCTGAACCCTGTCACGCCCAGTTTAACTGGACACAGCGCCGAGCCAGCACCTGGATCCTAGGAGAGCTCAACTTCAACGCTTTTCTCCTCATTTCTTATTCCCACACTTAATCTTTCTCACtcccattttttcttatttctatctcAACCTGTGTTTAGATAAACTAGGATTTCCAGGACATGTGTCACCCGTTCTAGCAGATACAATGCCCAAGTTTCTGCTAGAGACGTCCCTGGTACAGTAGAGGGCGGCTGCTGCGAGTGTGAGAAGTCTTTCATCGGGTACTAGAGGGACTTCCAGAGGGATTGAGTCTACCACGATTTCTTGGCTCTGGAAGCTTGGACGAGAGGATTGTTTTGACAAACTCAAATTAAATTGGGATTTTGAGAAGGGTAAGGACAGAGAGAGGACTCCTCATCAATAAGCTGCAAGTAggccagtgtttttcaaactgagGGTCCTGACCCATTAGTGGTTTTCAAAGATACTATATTGGGTTGCCATCAGAATTTTCttctaaagaaatgaaagaataacaGAATAGAAATTATGAGGGCTTTGCAGGATAGCAAAAATATAAGACGTCTAAGCATTGTTTGCTGCAATTTTTCTTGGGTGACactatgaaatatatttatgggGGGGTCTCAGTTAAAAAGGTTGATAGTGTCACTACTGAGGACCACATTGTACAGGAAGTGAGAGAAAGGGCTGCCTTTATTGACAGATACTGATAAGGGAATCTCAGCactgtggtttcttttcttttcttttctttctttctctctttttttttttttttttttttagattgagatggagtcctcgctgtgtcgcccaggctggagtgcagtggtgcgttctcagctcactgcagcctccgtctccctgACAGGTGCGGGCACCCCACCCCaaccagcttcttttttttttttttttttttttttgtatttctagtagagatggggtttcacaatgttggccaggctggtctcaaacccctgacctcaggtgattcacctgccttggtctcccaaagtgctgggcttacaggtgtgagccaccatgcctggcctactacTGTGGTTTTCTGGCCAGTCCTCTTTCTTCACTCTGGTTTGTTCGTTTTTGGTCACCACTCCAATGGACTTCTGTATCTCTTTATCCTCTGGCCTGTTATCTGCTTGAAGCCAGGTGGGTGTCATAAGGAAGGTCCAGGGGGACAAGCACATAAGCACATGTAGCCACCCCCTTTTCATCTTCCGCAGCAACCTGGTACCTGGGAAGAGAGTGAACAGCAAAAACGGCATAGAGGAAAGCTAGAGAAAAGGGACCGTAGTGCATGTCCCATTTTCCATGTCACAGGCCTTCTCATTTATATGCTATTGCCAAACAtgaaggaggaagcaaaagcTTTTGGGGGAAATGGGTAGAGATAGGGATGGATGAAGATAATGAACCATACTGTGAATGATCTGGTGAGCAGGGACTGAGAAGTcggaagaggaggaggcaattTAGAGAATTTATTTAATCAGAGTCCTAGAGTTGAAGGCAGAGATGAGAAGGAGAGGACTAAAATGGCCAGGGTGCCAACAATAATGTGAATGAGTTTAAAGTAAGAAGAGATCTGTGGAAGTGAATAAAAAGGGCACATGGAGGATGCTGGGTGTTGGGCAGGCAGGTAGGTATAAGGTGAAAGTTGGATATAGAGGCCATAGCAGGACTATGTTAGGAGAGTGTGGCTCCAAGTATGGGAAGCTCTGGGCTAATGAGGACCACACAGATTTTTCAAGGTATGTCATAAAGGagttaaaaggaacaaaatcattGGCATGGAAACTTGCATTTCCTATCATTCCATTCTAGTCAGAGAGCTTGTTTCCTAAGTGGTGCTGCAATCTTTAGGCAGGGGTGTTGTGGACTCCTTCAAAGATTTGGGCCATTGTGAAGGGCAGAAGCAGGTGGCAGATAGAGGACACATTCCATGGTTTCTGACATTCCTCCATTACAATAACTCTGTCTACTACATGTTGCAAAGCCAGATCTCATATCATATAATCCTCTCAACTCCAAATATGACGTTGgcattgttatttccattttacaaatgaaaagatgAGGTTCAGAGGTATCGTTTAGTATCTTGGCCTATAAGTACATGGAAGAGTTGGAATTCGAACTGAGAGCCAGGATATGAACTTACAAGTGCCTTGCCTAGTACTGCCTGTCCCAGAAGGATTGTAACTTTCTGCTTCTCCAGAAACTAACTAAAGATTTTCTCACCTGCTGAGAGTTGCGGATGTTGCTTCAGGCATGTTCAGACTTCTGGAGGGGAGCATTGACATGAAACCACAGCGGGGTAAGTAATAATAGCATAATGTTCTTCTCGCTGAAATTTTAAAGAAGGgattattttcattgcttttcatAGTTTATGGGTGAAGAAGTTCTGAGCTGCTTGCTTTGCTGCCCAAGAAAAGAGTGGGAATGATTGCTGCATGTGTTTATGCCATTGAGAAAGTCATATTAAAagtagtaaaaaagaaaactgtttttcGTCCTCAAGCTGTTTGAATTTCCTTATATTAATCATTTGAGTTTTCAGCAAGCTTCTAGGTTTCCTATCAGGAAAACCAAATTGCATATTAGTTAGTTCACAGTCCTGAGCAGGCCACtttgtaaaaatgaaaagctGGCTATGCACaaaccttttattctttcttctacttcttctaTGTTTGTGGTAGACAGTGTTTAGctgttattaacattttcttaagAGCTACTCTCACAGTCTAACAAATGGTATAAATAGATTTTGCTGAAACAGTCAAGCAGAGAGTAGTATTTATTCAGAAGACTGTCTGCATCTAACTTGGTGTGGTCAAAGGGTGGCAAAAATAGtcttattatattataaaatttattagaaTATACACACTTGACAAACAAAATGTAGTGGATTTAGGTCAGCTGTTTGCTTATACAATAGATTTTGTTCGTCTTTTGACATTTAATTTAAGCTTCACTTATCTGAGGGCTGGAAGTAGGATAAGTATGTTCTGCATGTGTTATGCTTCTTGTTTTATAAGACTTACTTGTCTGCAGTAATCCGGAAATAATTCATAATCAGTGATTTAGGGACAAGGAAGCCTTGTGACATGTTCTCAAAGTGTCTTTCTGAAATGAAGTTCTGAAAAGTTGAATTATGGAGACCCTAACAGGGGTTTCTATTTTTGAGGAATGAAGATAGCTACATTTGCTTTCTTGGTCTTTTGACTAATTATCCTCCCTGCATACTGAATTGATACAGTTAAAAACAAGCTTCTAACAAATCCATAATGAATCTATTCGGTGCCAGGAGTCTGTGTTCTGTGTAATTGTCCTGCTCTCAAAAATGCTGGGCAGAATTCTCTACATGGGCCACATGTGTGGAAATGACATAGAAAACATTTGACACATCAgtgacttatttttaat is part of the Nomascus leucogenys isolate Asia chromosome 17, Asia_NLE_v1, whole genome shotgun sequence genome and encodes:
- the NR4A2 gene encoding nuclear receptor subfamily 4 group A member 2 isoform X1, coding for MPCVQAQYGSSPQGASPASQSYSYHSSGEYSSDFLTPEFVKFSMDLTNTEITATTSLPSFSTFMDNYSTGYDVKPPCLYQMPLSGQQSSIKVEDIQMHNYQQHSHLPPQSEEMMPHSGSVYYKPSSPPTPTTPGFQVQHSPMWDDPGSLHNFHQNYVATTHMIEQRKTPVSRLSLFSFKQSPPGTPVSSCQMRFDGPLHVPMNPEPAGSHHVVDGQTFAVPNPIRKPASMGFPGLQIGHASQLLDTQVPSPPSRGSPSNEGLCAVCGDNAACQHYGVRTCEGCKGFFKRTVQKNAKYVCLANKNCPVDKRRRNRCQYCRFQKCLAVGMVKEVVRTDSLKGRRGRLPSKPKSPQEPSPPSPPVSLISALVRAHVDSNPAMTSLDYSRFQANPDYQMSGDDTQHIQQFYDLLTGSMEIIRGWAEKIPGFADLPKADQDLLFESAFLELFVLRLAYRSNPVEGKLIFCNGVVLHRLQCVRGFGEWIDSIVEFSSNLQNMNIDISAFSCIAALAMVTERHGLKEPKRVEELQNKIVNCLKDHVTFNNGGLNRPNYLSKLLGKLPELRTLCTQGLQRIFYLKLEDLVPPPAIIDKLFLDTLPF